Proteins co-encoded in one Candidatus Korarchaeum sp. genomic window:
- a CDS encoding NAD(P)/FAD-dependent oxidoreductase — translation MKVLVIGGGDGGTIFANRLARRAPRDVEIEVIDKSDVHYYQPGFLFVAIGESSRERISKSRSKIYSRGVKFTRAEVEKVDLDDRKVRLKGGELRSYDYLVISTGSVMNYDDIPGFMGNVDHFWTLEDAEKLHRKVKEFKGGKVVVGIGGLTYKCPVAPLEIAFLLDDYFRAKGMREKVDMKFISPLERPYGPRLLNRVIVEEMKRRNIEPITFFTVDRVDGESRKVISMEGDSLDYDLLVLSPPHRGADLIFNSGIGDDEGWIPVDKHYLNVKGYDDAFAIGDATNLPVPKTGVIAHFEASTVADNIYYEINGLERRSLFDGQSFCIIEMGRELASAQVSNYYYTEAPGLIPTRVLHLAKLAMNTMYWTCILGGYI, via the coding sequence ATGAAAGTCCTCGTGATCGGAGGGGGAGATGGAGGTACTATATTCGCTAATAGGCTGGCTAGAAGGGCCCCCAGGGATGTGGAGATAGAGGTAATAGATAAGTCGGATGTGCACTACTACCAGCCCGGCTTCCTCTTCGTAGCAATAGGGGAGAGCAGTAGGGAGAGGATAAGCAAGAGCAGGAGCAAGATATACAGCAGGGGTGTGAAGTTCACGCGGGCTGAGGTTGAGAAGGTAGATCTGGATGATAGGAAGGTGAGGCTGAAGGGAGGGGAATTGAGGAGTTACGATTATTTAGTAATTTCCACTGGCTCAGTAATGAATTACGATGATATTCCCGGATTCATGGGTAATGTAGATCACTTCTGGACGTTAGAAGACGCTGAGAAGCTCCACAGAAAGGTGAAGGAGTTCAAAGGGGGGAAGGTGGTAGTCGGGATAGGGGGCCTAACTTATAAGTGTCCCGTAGCCCCCCTTGAGATAGCTTTCCTCTTGGACGATTACTTCAGGGCCAAGGGGATGAGGGAGAAGGTCGATATGAAGTTCATCTCTCCCCTGGAGAGGCCATACGGCCCCAGGTTGCTCAATAGGGTGATAGTCGAGGAGATGAAGAGGAGGAATATAGAGCCAATCACTTTCTTCACTGTCGATAGGGTGGATGGCGAGAGCAGGAAAGTGATATCTATGGAGGGGGATTCCCTCGATTACGATCTCCTAGTGCTATCACCTCCCCATAGAGGCGCTGATCTGATCTTCAACTCCGGAATAGGGGATGATGAAGGCTGGATACCAGTGGATAAGCACTACCTGAATGTGAAGGGCTACGATGATGCCTTCGCGATAGGGGATGCTACAAACCTCCCGGTCCCGAAGACCGGGGTCATAGCTCACTTCGAAGCTTCCACTGTAGCTGATAACATATACTACGAGATAAACGGGCTGGAGAGGAGGAGCCTCTTCGATGGACAGAGCTTCTGCATAATAGAGATGGGGAGGGAGCTGGCATCAGCTCAGGTCTCCAACTATTATTATACGGAAGCTCCCGGGCTGATACCGACTAGAGTGCTCCATCTAGCTAAGTTGGCTATGAACACAATGTACTGGACCTGCATATTAGGGGGCTATATATGA
- a CDS encoding DsrE/DsrF/DrsH-like family protein, translating to MGKAKKLLIIASKGTLDMAYPPLILAQVGAAMGLEVGVFFTFWGLNIIRKDTVDKLKISPVGNPALGMPNILGILPGMTSLATSMMKKRIEGIKMASIRDMIKECKELGVKFYACSNTVELMGLKREQLIDEVDDIVGATTFLEMASEDAIVLFI from the coding sequence ATGGGTAAGGCCAAGAAGTTGCTCATAATAGCGAGCAAGGGCACACTAGATATGGCGTATCCTCCCCTTATATTGGCTCAAGTGGGCGCTGCTATGGGGCTCGAGGTGGGCGTCTTCTTCACCTTCTGGGGGCTCAACATAATAAGGAAGGATACCGTGGATAAGCTGAAGATATCTCCAGTGGGGAATCCGGCTTTAGGGATGCCCAATATACTCGGAATCCTCCCCGGGATGACTTCACTAGCGACTAGCATGATGAAGAAGAGGATAGAGGGGATAAAGATGGCGTCAATAAGGGATATGATAAAGGAGTGCAAGGAGCTAGGGGTTAAGTTCTACGCCTGCTCGAATACAGTCGAGCTGATGGGGCTGAAGAGGGAGCAGTTGATAGATGAAGTCGATGATATAGTCGGAGCCACAACTTTCCTGGAGATGGCATCTGAGGATGCCATAGTCCTCTTCATCTGA
- a CDS encoding DNA polymerase II large subunit, whose product MDYFETLRRGIEELMSVARRARSLGLDPSNDVEIRLANELHERIAALFGVPEIGERVKHWLDATGSKIETAFRVISEIVPGDGIDLKINHERRAELALRVGMAIITDATVSAPIEGISKVEVKRQGGTYLSVYYNGPIRTAGGTEGAISVLMADYIRQRLGIDRYRPTQEEIERYVEEVSLYKRIAHLQYNSEPSEVRIAVSNLPVEITGPPTEKEEVSSFRNLPRVETNRVRGGAVLVINDCILQKAKKLRKIIDQIKGIGFDDSCWSWIEGKEEGSEEEAGGCPVIEPSYKYLKDAVMGRPVLSHPSRIGGFRLRYGRARNTGLASIGMNPATMYLLDSFIAVGTQVRIERPGKSAVVMPVDSIEGPTVRLKDGSVIRVDDPEEAMRVIDQVEEIIHLGDVLIGYGEFLENNHPLLPSAWVEEWWEALVRGKGFRAEVRGFEDALRVSRELGVPLHPRFTYYWEHITSEELLKLAGVIRNSEGAEIDLNGDIKRILELLGVPHRVKDGKILLDEEDWKALSYIASKLPESLEVPKYATIKLLNQYLDVKVMPKGPTKIGMRVGRPEKAKPRKMKPPVNLLFPVGNLKGSSRSLDQAYEKGSVNVEVALRLCRKCGSRTTLFRCPNCGSPTQKISFCPICGRQVNGRCQDHPNAEPVPYKSVRLNIREEVDRALGKLGEGPDILERVKGVRGLTSGSKIPEPIEKGILRAKHGLFVFKDGTVRFDAVNAVLTHFKPEEIGVSVEKLRELGYLRDVEGEDLERGDQLLELKVQDVIIPRAAAKYLVSIANYVDELLVKFYGLEPFYNLRDENDLIGHLVLTISPHTFVANLARIIGFTNADVIFAHPFLHAAKRRNVDGDEDSIMLALDALINFSREFLPSSPGGREDAPLLLVTKVDPKYIDDEVYNMEVSELPPEFYEATYKFEDPSKLKGIVETVGSRIEAGDLYPKIMGPIKTSRMDLGPLQTTYRKLETMSDKMEAHFSLERKIRAVDEKDALSRALTSHFIRDIIGNLRKFGQQEFRCSECNAKYRRPPISGRCLRCGGNIVLTVHRGTVMKYLKPTLEIIRKYGMEGYLSQRVKLIESEIYSLFKEEKTNSADLSKFLCDERKVRLVDFL is encoded by the coding sequence ATGGATTACTTCGAGACGCTGAGGAGAGGCATAGAGGAACTGATGAGTGTGGCTAGGAGAGCTAGATCCCTGGGGCTCGATCCTAGCAATGATGTCGAGATAAGACTGGCTAATGAACTTCACGAGAGGATAGCCGCTCTCTTCGGAGTCCCTGAGATAGGGGAGAGGGTCAAGCATTGGTTGGATGCTACGGGAAGCAAGATAGAGACTGCATTTAGAGTGATAAGTGAGATAGTACCTGGTGATGGGATCGATCTCAAGATTAACCATGAGAGGAGAGCCGAACTAGCTTTGAGGGTCGGGATGGCGATAATAACTGATGCTACTGTCTCAGCCCCTATAGAGGGGATAAGCAAAGTCGAGGTGAAGAGGCAGGGCGGCACTTACCTCTCAGTGTATTACAACGGTCCGATAAGGACTGCAGGGGGGACTGAGGGGGCGATAAGTGTTCTAATGGCTGATTATATAAGGCAGAGGCTTGGGATCGATAGATACAGGCCTACTCAAGAGGAGATAGAGAGGTACGTTGAGGAGGTCTCTCTTTACAAGAGGATAGCCCACCTCCAGTATAATTCAGAGCCCAGTGAAGTCAGGATAGCTGTATCAAATCTACCTGTCGAGATAACAGGTCCTCCCACTGAGAAGGAGGAGGTATCGTCATTCAGGAACTTGCCTAGGGTCGAGACGAATAGAGTGAGGGGAGGCGCTGTCTTAGTCATAAACGATTGCATACTACAGAAGGCCAAGAAGCTGAGGAAGATAATAGATCAGATAAAGGGGATAGGGTTCGATGATTCATGCTGGAGCTGGATAGAGGGAAAGGAGGAGGGGAGTGAGGAGGAAGCTGGAGGCTGCCCAGTAATTGAGCCATCTTACAAGTACCTGAAGGACGCTGTGATGGGGAGGCCCGTGCTATCGCACCCGTCAAGGATAGGGGGTTTCAGGCTCAGGTATGGGAGAGCTAGGAACACCGGATTAGCTTCGATAGGGATGAACCCAGCTACAATGTATTTACTCGATAGCTTCATAGCTGTAGGGACTCAAGTCAGGATAGAGAGGCCTGGTAAGAGCGCTGTCGTCATGCCAGTCGATTCAATAGAGGGGCCCACCGTCAGGCTCAAGGACGGTAGCGTGATCAGAGTAGATGATCCGGAGGAGGCGATGAGGGTAATTGATCAGGTAGAGGAGATAATACACTTGGGGGACGTGCTGATAGGTTACGGGGAGTTCCTGGAGAACAATCACCCGCTGCTGCCATCTGCATGGGTGGAGGAGTGGTGGGAAGCTCTAGTGAGGGGGAAGGGGTTCAGAGCTGAGGTTAGGGGATTCGAGGACGCTCTGAGAGTATCTAGGGAGCTGGGTGTCCCTCTACATCCCAGGTTCACGTATTACTGGGAGCACATAACATCGGAGGAGCTGCTCAAGTTAGCTGGGGTGATAAGGAACTCTGAGGGTGCTGAGATCGACTTAAATGGAGATATAAAGAGGATCCTAGAGCTCTTAGGAGTCCCCCATAGGGTGAAGGATGGTAAGATACTCCTGGATGAGGAGGACTGGAAGGCTTTGAGTTACATAGCATCAAAGCTTCCTGAGAGCTTAGAGGTCCCGAAGTACGCGACGATAAAATTGCTGAATCAATACTTAGACGTCAAGGTCATGCCGAAGGGCCCGACGAAGATAGGGATGAGGGTCGGGAGGCCGGAGAAAGCGAAGCCCAGGAAGATGAAGCCACCAGTTAACCTCCTCTTCCCAGTAGGGAACTTGAAAGGTTCTTCCAGATCCTTAGATCAAGCTTATGAGAAGGGGAGCGTTAACGTAGAAGTAGCTCTGAGGTTATGTAGGAAATGCGGATCTAGGACCACTCTATTCAGATGCCCTAACTGCGGATCCCCCACTCAAAAGATCTCATTCTGCCCTATATGCGGGAGGCAGGTGAATGGGAGGTGCCAAGACCATCCTAATGCTGAGCCAGTACCTTACAAGAGCGTGAGACTGAACATAAGGGAGGAAGTCGATAGAGCCCTCGGGAAGTTGGGGGAGGGCCCCGATATATTGGAGAGAGTTAAGGGGGTCAGGGGTCTCACCAGCGGATCCAAGATACCAGAGCCTATAGAGAAGGGGATACTCAGGGCTAAGCACGGGCTCTTCGTCTTCAAGGATGGGACAGTTAGGTTCGATGCCGTCAACGCTGTGCTGACTCACTTCAAACCTGAGGAGATAGGTGTGAGCGTCGAGAAGTTGAGGGAGCTAGGTTACCTGAGGGACGTCGAGGGGGAGGATCTGGAGAGAGGAGATCAACTATTGGAGCTCAAGGTCCAGGATGTAATAATACCGAGGGCCGCGGCTAAGTATCTAGTCTCTATAGCTAATTATGTCGATGAGCTACTAGTAAAGTTCTACGGGCTCGAGCCCTTCTACAATCTGAGGGATGAGAACGATCTAATAGGCCATTTGGTCCTCACTATATCTCCACATACTTTCGTCGCTAATCTAGCTAGGATAATAGGCTTCACTAATGCTGATGTGATATTCGCCCATCCCTTCCTCCATGCTGCCAAGAGGAGGAACGTGGACGGTGATGAGGACTCGATAATGCTAGCTTTAGATGCGTTGATAAACTTCTCCAGGGAGTTCCTCCCATCTAGCCCTGGGGGTAGGGAGGACGCGCCCCTCCTCTTAGTGACTAAAGTCGATCCCAAGTACATAGACGATGAAGTCTACAATATGGAGGTCTCTGAGCTGCCTCCCGAGTTCTATGAAGCTACTTACAAGTTCGAGGACCCATCTAAACTCAAAGGGATCGTTGAGACAGTTGGAAGCAGGATAGAAGCGGGGGACCTCTATCCCAAGATAATGGGACCAATAAAGACATCCAGGATGGATCTGGGACCACTCCAGACGACATATAGGAAGCTTGAGACAATGTCAGATAAGATGGAAGCTCATTTCTCCCTTGAGAGGAAGATAAGGGCTGTAGATGAGAAGGACGCTTTATCAAGAGCTCTAACCTCTCACTTCATCAGGGATATAATCGGGAACTTGAGGAAGTTCGGGCAGCAGGAGTTCAGGTGTAGCGAGTGCAACGCTAAGTACAGGAGGCCCCCGATATCCGGGAGGTGCCTCAGGTGCGGCGGCAACATAGTGCTAACAGTCCACAGGGGCACTGTGATGAAGTACCTCAAGCCCACGCTCGAGATAATAAGGAAGTACGGTATGGAAGGTTACCTCTCTCAGAGAGTGAAGTTGATAGAGAGCGAGATATACTCCTTATTCAAGGAGGAGAAAACAAATTCAGCAGATCTCTCTAAGTTCCTCTGTGATGAGAGGAAAGTCAGGCTAGTGGATTTCCTGTAG
- a CDS encoding 30S ribosomal protein S27e — protein sequence MRELIPLPKSYFVRVRCPKCGNEQIIFSHVSRVVRCQVCDEVLARPRGGKAEILAPQMEKLGARSY from the coding sequence ATGAGGGAGCTAATCCCCTTACCCAAGAGCTACTTCGTTAGAGTTAGATGTCCCAAGTGCGGGAACGAGCAGATAATATTCTCGCACGTATCCAGAGTAGTCAGGTGCCAGGTCTGCGATGAGGTCCTAGCGAGGCCCAGGGGAGGGAAGGCCGAGATCTTAGCCCCTCAGATGGAGAAATTGGGGGCTAGAAGCTACTAA
- a CDS encoding DNA-directed RNA polymerase subunit H: MKVNIEESLMVPKHEIVSEEEKIALIQKYGPLDLFPKILESDPMVERLGAKPGDLIKIYRDEGIYYRYVVRERHLQEVQEG; encoded by the coding sequence CTGAAGGTAAACATAGAGGAGAGCTTGATGGTCCCGAAGCATGAGATAGTGAGCGAAGAGGAGAAGATAGCTCTCATCCAGAAGTACGGCCCTCTAGATCTCTTCCCGAAGATATTGGAGAGCGATCCTATGGTCGAGAGGTTGGGGGCGAAACCGGGGGATCTGATAAAGATATATAGGGATGAGGGGATCTATTACAGGTACGTAGTGAGGGAAAGGCATCTTCAGGAAGTTCAGGAGGGGTGA
- a CDS encoding sulfurtransferase TusA family protein yields MEKPSVTVDARGLTCPGPLTNLIKAYRKANVGDIIEVLATDPGFKPDLEAWARRTENEIISVSEEGGVIRALIRVKKK; encoded by the coding sequence TTGGAGAAGCCCAGCGTAACTGTAGATGCCAGGGGTCTAACGTGCCCCGGCCCCCTGACTAATCTGATAAAGGCCTATAGGAAGGCCAATGTGGGCGATATAATAGAGGTTTTAGCGACAGACCCAGGATTCAAGCCGGACTTAGAGGCTTGGGCTAGGAGGACTGAGAACGAGATAATAAGCGTATCAGAGGAAGGAGGAGTTATAAGAGCCCTGATAAGGGTCAAGAAGAAGTAG
- a CDS encoding DNA-directed RNA polymerase subunit B, with amino-acid sequence MLSKRNGVDFYPIVKAYFRERNLADVQIESFNRFLERGIQEVVDAFKEIELVENYKLILSKVYVGRPEIDEYDGSSLPAMPNEIRLRNADYIAPIELEIKVYAGGMELKTERVRIGHLPIMVKSKGCYLYGLDEKKLISKGEDPRDPGGYFIINGSERVLVMRDDIAPNKVIVEQTVAENKPYSHVAQIVSARAGLRTRLYLEYYMRDGTIKASTGALRGIPVAMLLKALGLERDEDIVDAISSVDDEIRNEFLYSLDDVQRRAEEEGTQIITREEALDYIGRRLVQAVPKADRIRYAKEYLKNNFLPHIGVTEEDNIVKAYFLAKMIEKLLKVVRGKLEPDDKDHFSNKRLRLSGTLMQEVFRDAFYQLVRKLKEKADEQLSSGVYDLDIRRIIQSQKLVTQRIIRAVATGAWPGGDLGVSQNLERTNYIATLHHLRRVNSPLPAGLPLHEVRQTHGTSIGRLCPLETPEGTNVGLVRSLAIFCDVTFGTDPEPIIELVLDWGAKPAKEAKPKEVGSLTPIYVNGRLIAFTDKPEELIRFLKGKRAELSTEVNFIYNKEEGAVFINADAGRMRRPLIPVSKLKEAIELLPKVDSGEISFTDLVKMGIVELLDPDEEEYAVVAQSIEEITDKHTHLDFAPYTMFGVAASQIPYAEHNNIPRDIIGANMVRQGLGEYLANWRLRFDSRAFLMFYPQKPIVQTRGAEITGYNYRPAGQNLVVALLPMDGYNMDDALVMSKGAIDRGAARAVFFRTYETEARRHAIIEGDKFENPVALKKVSGKKEEQYYQKLGEDGIVDPETYVEGGDILIGKTSPPRFSPELTVGSGYPQYTFERRDTSISMRAWERGVVTDVLLATKTGGEKLVRVNVRDTRPPELGDKFATRHGQKGVLGMIYRHEDMPFTAQGIVPDIVLDPHTIPSRMTIGQLYEIIAGKVGALEGRFVDATPFMSEPVEDLMEALVKLGFEYSGEEIMYDGRTGRMLKAPVFIGISYYQRLKHMVRDKIHARARGQMQLLTRQPVEGRARGGGLRLGEMEGEVLISHGAASVIRDRYIDQSDKTVIYVCKECGTIAFFNQKTNEFFCPRCQSSVEVKPLITSYASKLFIEELMSGHIDVRLSVKEEI; translated from the coding sequence TTGCTATCTAAGAGGAATGGGGTTGATTTCTATCCGATAGTCAAGGCTTACTTCAGGGAGAGGAACTTAGCCGATGTCCAGATAGAGTCGTTCAACAGGTTCTTGGAGAGGGGCATACAGGAAGTAGTCGATGCTTTCAAGGAGATAGAGTTAGTCGAGAATTACAAGCTGATACTCAGCAAGGTATACGTTGGAAGGCCCGAGATAGATGAGTACGATGGTTCCTCACTCCCAGCGATGCCCAATGAGATAAGGTTGAGGAACGCGGATTACATAGCTCCCATCGAGCTGGAGATCAAGGTATACGCTGGAGGTATGGAGCTCAAGACTGAGAGGGTGAGGATAGGCCACCTCCCCATAATGGTGAAATCGAAGGGATGCTACTTATATGGGTTAGATGAGAAGAAGTTGATAAGCAAGGGGGAGGATCCCAGGGATCCGGGTGGCTACTTCATAATAAACGGCTCTGAGAGAGTCCTCGTCATGAGGGATGATATAGCACCCAATAAAGTGATAGTCGAGCAGACAGTAGCTGAGAACAAACCCTATTCGCATGTAGCTCAGATAGTCTCAGCTAGAGCTGGTCTGAGGACCAGGCTTTACTTAGAGTACTACATGAGGGACGGGACGATAAAAGCATCTACGGGAGCTCTCAGAGGGATCCCTGTAGCGATGCTCTTGAAGGCATTGGGGTTGGAGAGGGACGAGGATATAGTGGACGCTATATCCTCTGTGGACGATGAGATAAGGAACGAGTTCCTCTACAGTTTAGATGACGTCCAGAGGAGAGCTGAGGAGGAAGGGACGCAGATAATAACGAGAGAGGAGGCATTAGATTACATAGGCAGGAGACTCGTTCAAGCTGTCCCGAAGGCCGATAGGATAAGGTACGCTAAGGAGTACTTGAAGAACAACTTCCTCCCTCACATAGGGGTGACTGAGGAGGATAACATAGTCAAGGCTTACTTCCTAGCTAAGATGATAGAGAAGTTACTAAAGGTCGTCAGGGGCAAGTTAGAGCCGGACGATAAGGATCACTTCTCCAACAAGAGGCTGAGGCTATCGGGTACTCTAATGCAGGAAGTATTCAGGGACGCTTTCTATCAACTAGTCAGGAAGCTAAAGGAGAAAGCTGATGAGCAATTGAGCAGCGGCGTCTATGACTTGGATATAAGGAGGATAATTCAGAGCCAGAAGCTCGTCACCCAGAGGATAATAAGGGCTGTAGCTACAGGTGCTTGGCCAGGAGGGGATCTGGGAGTGAGTCAGAACCTAGAGAGGACGAATTACATAGCTACACTTCATCACTTGAGGAGGGTCAATTCCCCCCTCCCCGCCGGCCTCCCGCTCCATGAAGTTAGGCAGACCCACGGGACTAGCATAGGGAGGTTGTGCCCATTAGAGACTCCGGAGGGGACGAACGTAGGTCTAGTGAGGAGCTTAGCTATATTCTGCGATGTGACGTTCGGGACGGATCCCGAGCCCATAATAGAGTTAGTGCTCGATTGGGGCGCGAAACCAGCTAAGGAAGCTAAACCTAAGGAAGTCGGGAGTTTAACCCCGATATATGTCAATGGGAGGCTCATAGCTTTCACAGATAAGCCAGAGGAACTTATAAGGTTCCTGAAGGGGAAGAGAGCTGAACTGAGCACAGAGGTCAACTTCATATACAATAAGGAGGAGGGGGCTGTATTCATAAACGCCGATGCTGGGAGGATGAGGAGGCCCCTCATCCCAGTCAGCAAGTTGAAGGAAGCTATAGAGCTCCTCCCGAAGGTAGATTCCGGTGAGATAAGCTTCACTGATCTCGTGAAAATGGGGATAGTTGAGCTATTAGACCCAGATGAGGAGGAGTATGCTGTAGTTGCGCAGAGCATAGAGGAGATAACCGATAAGCACACGCACCTCGATTTCGCTCCTTACACTATGTTCGGCGTAGCTGCTTCACAGATACCTTACGCTGAGCACAATAACATACCTAGGGACATAATAGGAGCGAATATGGTGAGGCAAGGGTTAGGGGAGTATTTAGCGAATTGGAGGCTCAGATTCGATAGTAGGGCATTCTTAATGTTCTACCCCCAGAAGCCCATAGTCCAGACTAGGGGAGCTGAGATAACTGGTTACAATTACAGACCAGCGGGCCAGAACTTAGTCGTCGCCCTCCTCCCAATGGACGGGTATAACATGGACGACGCACTAGTGATGTCGAAGGGAGCTATAGATAGGGGGGCTGCTAGAGCTGTGTTCTTCAGGACTTACGAGACTGAGGCGAGGAGGCATGCTATAATAGAGGGAGATAAGTTCGAGAATCCAGTAGCCCTGAAGAAGGTCTCAGGTAAGAAGGAGGAGCAGTACTACCAGAAGCTGGGTGAGGATGGCATAGTGGATCCCGAGACTTACGTAGAGGGAGGGGATATCCTCATAGGGAAGACTAGCCCCCCGAGGTTCTCACCAGAGCTGACCGTGGGGAGCGGGTATCCTCAGTACACATTCGAGAGGAGGGACACATCTATCTCGATGAGGGCTTGGGAGAGGGGAGTAGTCACAGACGTATTACTAGCTACTAAGACGGGTGGGGAGAAGCTCGTAAGAGTGAATGTGAGAGATACGAGGCCTCCTGAACTAGGTGATAAGTTCGCTACTAGGCATGGGCAGAAAGGAGTGCTTGGGATGATATACAGGCATGAGGACATGCCCTTCACAGCTCAGGGGATAGTACCCGATATAGTCTTAGATCCTCACACGATACCTTCGAGGATGACTATAGGCCAGCTCTACGAGATAATAGCTGGAAAAGTCGGAGCTCTGGAGGGGAGGTTCGTGGATGCGACTCCATTCATGTCAGAGCCCGTTGAGGATTTGATGGAGGCATTGGTCAAGCTGGGATTCGAGTACAGTGGAGAGGAGATAATGTACGATGGGAGGACTGGGAGGATGTTGAAGGCCCCCGTCTTCATAGGGATAAGCTACTACCAGAGGCTCAAGCACATGGTGAGGGATAAGATACACGCTAGAGCTAGGGGGCAGATGCAACTCCTCACGAGGCAGCCAGTTGAGGGGAGGGCCAGGGGAGGAGGGCTCAGGCTCGGTGAGATGGAGGGCGAAGTTTTGATATCCCATGGAGCCGCTTCTGTCATAAGGGATAGGTACATAGATCAGTCCGATAAGACTGTTATTTACGTCTGCAAGGAATGCGGAACTATAGCTTTCTTCAACCAGAAGACTAATGAGTTCTTCTGCCCGAGGTGCCAGTCCTCAGTTGAAGTCAAGCCCCTGATAACTAGTTACGCTTCGAAGTTATTCATAGAGGAGCTGATGAGCGGGCACATAGATGTGAGGCTGAGCGTTAAGGAGGAGATATAG
- a CDS encoding 2-oxoacid:acceptor oxidoreductase family protein yields MLEEVIEIRWHGRGGQGAVLASRIAAGAAFLEGKWSQAFPFFGAERRGAPVTAFTRIGNSPIRLRSQVYEPDVLVLMDPMFLNMELAWRGVKPSTIVIANTPKAPEEVSLPVRVKRLACVDATAISMELGLKVAGLPVPNSPMVGALIKGTSLFSIESAERAVRDILRRAADVNIEAMRRAYEETSVVEEPEVSGSQT; encoded by the coding sequence ATGTTGGAGGAGGTCATAGAGATAAGGTGGCACGGTAGAGGTGGTCAGGGGGCTGTTTTAGCTTCTAGGATAGCTGCTGGAGCTGCTTTCCTCGAGGGGAAGTGGTCTCAAGCTTTCCCCTTCTTCGGGGCTGAGAGGAGGGGGGCTCCGGTCACTGCTTTCACTAGGATAGGGAACTCCCCGATAAGGTTGAGGAGCCAGGTATATGAGCCGGATGTATTGGTCTTAATGGACCCCATGTTCCTCAACATGGAGCTAGCTTGGAGGGGGGTAAAGCCTAGCACTATAGTGATAGCGAACACACCGAAGGCCCCGGAGGAGGTGTCCCTCCCAGTGAGAGTGAAGAGGCTCGCTTGCGTAGATGCTACTGCTATAAGCATGGAGCTAGGTCTCAAAGTAGCTGGGCTCCCCGTCCCTAATTCCCCGATGGTAGGGGCTCTGATAAAGGGAACCTCCCTCTTCTCAATCGAGAGCGCTGAGAGAGCTGTAAGGGACATACTCCGCAGGGCTGCTGATGTGAATATCGAAGCTATGAGGAGGGCTTATGAGGAGACATCGGTAGTTGAGGAGCCGGAGGTAAGCGGATCTCAGACTTGA
- a CDS encoding transcription elongation factor 1 family protein → MGRRKRRTITPVRRRRRSAFLRCPSCQHNSITVEVSKKDGKAIIRCYNCGLVREIEMKPGEGKIDAYTRFFDAFIEGQV, encoded by the coding sequence ATGGGAAGGAGGAAGAGGAGGACTATAACACCTGTGAGGAGGAGAAGGAGATCCGCTTTCCTCAGGTGCCCATCCTGTCAGCACAACTCCATAACCGTTGAAGTGAGCAAGAAGGATGGGAAGGCCATAATAAGATGTTATAACTGCGGTCTCGTGAGGGAGATAGAGATGAAGCCTGGAGAAGGTAAAATAGACGCTTATACTAGGTTCTTCGATGCATTCATAGAGGGTCAAGTCTGA
- a CDS encoding 50S ribosomal protein L44e, producing the protein MQVPEKINTYCPRCKKHTPHKVSIYKAGRARKLSWGQRQLERKRRGYGGEPRGMLRRKAKTTKKALLVLTCEECGRKVMRNLGRLAKVEIQR; encoded by the coding sequence ATGCAAGTCCCTGAGAAGATCAACACTTACTGCCCTAGGTGTAAGAAGCACACCCCTCACAAGGTCTCCATCTACAAGGCTGGCAGGGCGAGGAAGCTCTCGTGGGGCCAGAGGCAGTTGGAGAGGAAGAGGAGGGGTTACGGTGGCGAGCCCAGGGGGATGCTCAGGAGGAAAGCTAAAACTACTAAGAAGGCTTTGCTGGTCCTGACATGCGAGGAGTGCGGCAGGAAAGTTATGAGGAACTTGGGAAGACTGGCGAAGGTTGAGATACAGAGGTGA
- a CDS encoding DUF1641 domain-containing protein translates to MSGKLEEIFSDEKNVEKFKQFIEKLDNLNYILDRLELFLGSGMIDELLGMLFSLMALERAFMKEEMIEELSELSARLTFLISPKCMSELREAFDSKESLGLIGLMRKMRDPDVQRGLAIVMDILKVIGKCNKECQSRRE, encoded by the coding sequence ATGAGCGGGAAGTTGGAGGAGATATTTTCGGATGAGAAGAATGTTGAGAAGTTCAAGCAGTTCATTGAGAAGTTAGATAACCTAAATTACATTCTGGACAGGCTGGAGCTCTTCCTGGGCTCAGGGATGATCGATGAGCTGCTCGGGATGCTCTTCTCCCTCATGGCCCTAGAGAGGGCTTTCATGAAGGAGGAGATGATAGAGGAACTATCTGAGCTCTCCGCTAGGCTCACTTTCCTGATCTCACCTAAATGCATGTCAGAACTGAGGGAGGCCTTCGATAGCAAGGAGAGCTTGGGTCTAATAGGTTTAATGAGGAAGATGAGGGACCCCGACGTCCAGAGGGGGCTAGCTATAGTAATGGATATCCTCAAGGTGATTGGGAAGTGCAACAAGGAGTGCCAGTCCAGGAGGGAATAA